One genomic segment of Mesoterricola silvestris includes these proteins:
- a CDS encoding phosphoribosylformylglycinamidine synthase, producing the protein MPAIRRLFVEKKPEFAVEAKKLRHDLQEQLGIRGLEGVRLVVRYDVEGLSEAHLEAARWTVFAEPPVDLVFDEELPLAPDETALAVEYLPGQYDQRADSAAQCLQLLSHGARPAVAGAHVFVFRGALEPGALDRIRAFLINPVDSREAAWPKPATLVPVLPEPAEVAVLEGFNDGGRPFLEALHARMGLAMTLADLEHTRTYFRGEGRNPTETELRLLDTYWSDHCRHTTFLTRVKDVSVDDGPMARPIRRAYGAYRDLRSQVFGEDLAERPECLMDIALLPARALRKAGKLDDQELTSEINACSVVVDVDNTAAPGGREPWLLMFKNETHNHPTEIEPFGGAATCLGGAIRDPLSGRSYVYQSMRVTGSGDPRVPLDATLPGKLPQRKITQEAAQGFASYGNQIGLCTGQVTEYYDPGFVAKRMEIGAVVGAVPQAQVRREEPAPGDVIILVGGRTGRDGIGGATGSSKSHTEESIGTCGAEVQKGDPPMERKLQRLFRAPEFCRLVKKCNDFGAGGVGVAIGELAPGLVIDLDVIPRKYEGLNGTELAIAESQERMAVAVAAQDAPEVLRLAALENLEATLVARVTEEPRLRMTWRGRTIADLSREFLDTNGAAQFTTVRIEAPAAATPFAAPAVAPEDLERRWLEGLADLNTCSQRGLGEKFDCTIGAGTVLAPFGGRTRRTPNEAMVAKFPVQDGETLSASAMSHGYFPSLSRWSPFHGAVWAHVQAAARLAAVGAGPRGLRFTLQEYFGKPKDDPARWGQPFAALLGALHAEMALGAPAIGGKDSMSGTFRDLDVPPTLVAFAVDVVKADRVTSPEFKGPGHAVVLVDLLRTEEALPDWEVLDKTYAHVARLVREGRVLAARAVGMDGLAPALSIMAFGNRVGLALEPREPSHWFAPRPGALVLELDGDLEELMDGLAWTLLGTTRPEPEISTRGMALPLDRALAAWEAPLEPVFPTRLEAPAEPLPPFQPRILQAPPAPALGIARPRVVLTVFPGTNCEYDTAQVFEKAGAVAETVVFRNLDARAVEESLDAMAAAIARAQILMIPGGFSAGDEPEGSGKFIAAAYRNPRVSDAVHDLLRRRDGLVLGICNGFQALIKLGLVPFGEIRALDERSPTLTFNNLRYASRFAQTRVVSSGSPWLSRLQPGALHTVAIAHGEGRIVGPADVLRDLLDRGQVATQYVDDQGNPTLDLEFNPNGSSLAIEGLTSPDGRVFGKMAHPERYTPHTWFNVPGEKDMEIFRAGVEYFR; encoded by the coding sequence ATGCCCGCCATCCGCCGCCTTTTCGTGGAGAAGAAGCCCGAGTTCGCCGTGGAGGCGAAGAAGCTCCGCCACGACCTGCAAGAGCAGCTGGGGATCCGGGGCCTGGAGGGCGTGCGCCTCGTGGTGCGCTACGATGTGGAGGGGCTTTCCGAGGCCCACCTGGAGGCGGCGCGGTGGACCGTGTTCGCCGAGCCCCCGGTGGACCTGGTGTTCGACGAGGAGCTGCCCCTGGCGCCGGACGAGACGGCCCTGGCCGTGGAGTACCTGCCCGGCCAGTACGACCAGCGGGCCGACAGTGCCGCCCAGTGCCTCCAGCTCCTGTCCCACGGCGCCCGGCCCGCGGTGGCCGGGGCCCACGTGTTCGTGTTCCGGGGCGCCCTGGAGCCCGGGGCCCTGGACCGCATCCGCGCCTTCCTCATCAATCCCGTGGACAGCCGGGAGGCCGCCTGGCCCAAGCCCGCGACCCTCGTCCCCGTCCTGCCCGAGCCCGCCGAGGTGGCCGTGCTGGAGGGCTTCAACGACGGGGGACGCCCCTTCCTGGAGGCCCTCCACGCGCGCATGGGCCTGGCCATGACCCTGGCGGACCTGGAGCACACCCGCACCTACTTCCGGGGCGAGGGCCGCAATCCCACCGAGACCGAGCTGCGCCTCCTGGACACCTACTGGTCCGATCACTGCCGCCACACCACCTTCCTCACCCGCGTGAAGGACGTCTCGGTGGACGACGGCCCCATGGCCCGGCCCATCCGGCGCGCCTACGGGGCCTACCGGGACCTGCGGTCCCAGGTCTTCGGGGAGGACCTGGCCGAGCGGCCCGAGTGCCTCATGGACATCGCCCTGCTCCCGGCCCGGGCCCTGCGCAAAGCCGGCAAGCTCGACGACCAGGAGCTCACCAGCGAGATCAACGCCTGCTCCGTGGTGGTGGACGTGGACAACACGGCGGCCCCCGGCGGGCGCGAGCCCTGGCTCCTGATGTTCAAGAACGAGACCCACAACCACCCCACCGAGATCGAGCCCTTCGGCGGGGCCGCCACCTGCCTGGGCGGGGCCATCCGGGACCCCCTCAGCGGGCGCTCCTACGTGTACCAGTCCATGCGCGTCACGGGCTCCGGGGACCCCCGGGTGCCCCTGGACGCCACGCTTCCCGGCAAGCTGCCCCAGCGCAAGATCACCCAGGAGGCGGCCCAGGGCTTCGCCTCGTACGGCAACCAGATCGGCCTGTGCACGGGCCAGGTCACCGAGTACTACGACCCCGGCTTCGTGGCCAAGCGCATGGAGATCGGCGCGGTGGTGGGCGCCGTGCCCCAGGCCCAGGTGCGCCGGGAGGAGCCCGCCCCCGGCGACGTGATCATCCTGGTGGGGGGCCGCACCGGAAGGGACGGCATCGGCGGCGCCACGGGCAGCTCCAAGAGCCACACCGAGGAGTCCATCGGGACCTGCGGCGCCGAGGTGCAGAAGGGGGATCCCCCCATGGAGCGCAAGCTCCAGCGCCTGTTCCGCGCCCCGGAATTCTGCCGGCTGGTGAAGAAGTGCAACGACTTCGGCGCGGGCGGCGTGGGCGTGGCCATCGGCGAGCTGGCCCCGGGCCTGGTCATCGACCTGGACGTGATCCCCCGGAAGTACGAAGGGCTCAACGGCACCGAGCTGGCCATCGCCGAAAGCCAGGAGCGCATGGCCGTGGCCGTGGCCGCCCAGGACGCGCCGGAGGTGCTGCGCCTGGCCGCGCTGGAGAACCTGGAGGCCACCCTGGTGGCCCGGGTGACGGAAGAGCCGCGCCTGCGCATGACCTGGCGGGGCCGCACCATCGCCGACCTCTCCCGGGAGTTCCTGGACACCAACGGCGCCGCCCAGTTCACCACGGTGCGCATCGAGGCGCCCGCCGCCGCCACCCCCTTCGCCGCCCCCGCGGTGGCCCCGGAGGACCTGGAGCGCCGCTGGCTGGAGGGCCTGGCGGACCTGAACACCTGCAGCCAGCGGGGCCTGGGCGAGAAGTTCGACTGCACCATCGGCGCCGGCACGGTGCTGGCCCCCTTCGGAGGCCGCACCCGGCGCACCCCGAACGAAGCCATGGTGGCCAAGTTCCCCGTGCAGGACGGCGAGACCCTTTCCGCCAGCGCCATGAGCCATGGCTACTTCCCGTCCCTCAGCCGGTGGAGCCCCTTCCACGGCGCGGTGTGGGCCCACGTCCAGGCCGCGGCGCGCCTGGCGGCGGTGGGCGCCGGCCCCCGGGGGCTGCGCTTCACCCTGCAGGAGTACTTCGGCAAGCCCAAGGACGACCCCGCCCGGTGGGGCCAGCCCTTCGCCGCGCTCCTGGGGGCCCTGCACGCCGAAATGGCCCTGGGCGCCCCCGCCATCGGGGGCAAGGATTCCATGAGCGGCACCTTCCGGGACCTGGACGTGCCGCCGACCCTGGTGGCCTTCGCCGTGGACGTGGTGAAGGCCGACCGGGTCACCAGCCCCGAATTCAAGGGCCCCGGCCACGCCGTGGTCCTGGTGGATCTCCTGCGCACCGAGGAGGCCCTCCCCGACTGGGAGGTGCTGGACAAGACCTACGCCCACGTGGCCCGCCTCGTGCGGGAAGGCCGGGTGCTGGCGGCCCGCGCCGTGGGCATGGACGGCCTGGCTCCCGCCCTTTCCATCATGGCCTTCGGCAACCGCGTGGGCCTGGCCCTGGAGCCCCGGGAGCCCTCCCACTGGTTCGCGCCGCGACCCGGCGCCCTGGTGCTGGAACTGGACGGGGACCTGGAGGAGCTCATGGACGGCCTGGCCTGGACCCTCCTGGGCACCACCCGGCCCGAACCCGAAATCTCCACCCGGGGCATGGCCCTCCCCCTGGACCGGGCCCTGGCCGCCTGGGAGGCGCCCCTGGAGCCCGTCTTCCCCACCCGCCTGGAAGCCCCGGCCGAGCCCCTTCCGCCCTTCCAGCCCCGGATCCTCCAGGCGCCCCCGGCCCCCGCCCTGGGCATCGCCCGCCCCCGGGTGGTCCTCACCGTCTTCCCCGGCACCAACTGCGAGTACGACACCGCCCAGGTCTTCGAAAAGGCCGGGGCCGTGGCCGAGACGGTGGTCTTCCGCAACCTGGACGCCCGGGCCGTGGAGGAATCCCTGGACGCCATGGCCGCCGCCATCGCCCGGGCCCAGATCCTCATGATCCCCGGGGGCTTCTCCGCCGGCGACGAGCCCGAGGGCAGCGGCAAGTTCATCGCCGCCGCCTACCGCAACCCCCGGGTGAGTGACGCCGTGCACGATCTCCTGAGGCGCCGCGACGGCCTGGTGCTGGGCATCTGCAACGGCTTCCAGGCCCTCATCAAGCTGGGCCTGGTGCCCTTCGGCGAGATCCGCGCCCTGGATGAGCGAAGCCCCACCCTCACCTTCAACAACCTGCGCTACGCCAGCCGCTTCGCCCAGACCCGGGTGGTCTCCAGCGGAAGCCCCTGGCTGTCCCGGCTCCAGCCCGGCGCCCTGCACACCGTGGCCATCGCCCACGGCGAGGGCCGCATCGTGGGCCCCGCCGACGTGCTGCGGGACCTCCTGGACCGGGGTCAGGTGGCCACCCAGTACGTGGACGACCAGGGCAACCCCACCCTGGACCTGGAATTCAATCCCAACGGCAGCTCCCTGGCCATCGAAGGGCTCACGAGTCCGGACGGGAGGGTCTTCGGGAAGATGGCGCACCCGGAGAGGTACACCCCGCACACGTGGTTCAATGTGCCGGGAGAAAAGGACATGGAAATCTTCCGGGCGGGGGTGGAGTACTTCCGGTAG
- a CDS encoding EamA family transporter codes for MAFLLAVSILWALSFGLIPRVSPMGAPFVAAARSVLALALFLPFLRVKGLAWRHRSALALVGALQFGLMYVFYTASFRWLLPGEVALFTIFTPILVALADDVLSRRVSWPILGAAALAVAGTAICLGTRVRQEGVLRGFLLMMASNACFAAGQILYRRLARKLSRPDHQLMGLLYAGAAAVTLAIAAPGVDVAKVLHATPTQFLVLAYLGLVASGLGFFLFNAGARRVDVGTLAVFNNAKVPLAILASAVVFGERVEWFRLGVGGGVIAVAFLLGKRRP; via the coding sequence CTGGGCCCTCTCCTTCGGACTGATCCCCCGGGTCAGTCCGATGGGGGCGCCCTTCGTGGCCGCCGCGCGGTCCGTGCTGGCCCTGGCCCTCTTCCTGCCCTTCCTGCGGGTCAAGGGCCTGGCCTGGCGGCACCGCTCCGCCCTCGCCCTGGTGGGCGCGCTGCAGTTCGGCCTGATGTACGTCTTCTACACCGCCAGCTTCCGGTGGCTGCTCCCCGGAGAAGTGGCCCTCTTCACCATCTTCACGCCCATCCTCGTGGCCCTGGCCGACGACGTCCTCTCCCGGCGGGTGTCCTGGCCCATCCTGGGCGCCGCCGCCCTGGCCGTGGCCGGCACCGCCATCTGCCTGGGGACCCGGGTGCGCCAGGAGGGCGTGCTCCGGGGCTTCCTCCTGATGATGGCCTCCAACGCCTGCTTCGCCGCGGGCCAGATCCTCTACCGCCGCCTGGCCCGGAAGCTCTCCAGGCCGGACCACCAGCTCATGGGCCTGCTGTACGCCGGCGCCGCCGCGGTGACCCTGGCCATCGCCGCCCCCGGGGTGGATGTCGCGAAGGTCCTCCACGCCACCCCGACCCAGTTCCTGGTACTGGCCTACCTGGGCCTGGTGGCCTCCGGCCTGGGCTTCTTCCTCTTCAACGCCGGCGCCCGCAGGGTCGACGTGGGCACGCTGGCGGTCTTCAACAACGCCAAGGTCCCCCTGGCCATCCTCGCCTCGGCCGTGGTGTTCGGGGAGCGGGTGGAGTGGTTCCGTCTGGGCGTGGGGGGCGGGGTGATCGCCGTGGCCTTTCTCCTCGGAAAGCGGAGGCCGTAG